From a region of the Hemibagrus wyckioides isolate EC202008001 linkage group LG06, SWU_Hwy_1.0, whole genome shotgun sequence genome:
- the LOC131354332 gene encoding polymeric immunoglobulin receptor-like: MLVCFNLLLLLHITEGCMLKGNRETEKITAYTGVSVLLPCSCTDLHRKPETFTWKKYTNGNNWIQISPESDQYKERYQLVNDHSSGNLSLLISHLTEEDGGIYRCSVKGGVYTDIRLTVKGCTLNQLRVDVTGNVGQSVLLPCSCSELQAKPHTFRWIFFKESDHMTIFPKDQTNRYTDRVQLFNDHPPGNLSLLISPLIVEDRGWYRCEINNNINTSILLTVKDPLPYIPVAVVTVIFLHIIVAVVYCITRRKGPGTVHYSRGDGDGRVSLQ; encoded by the exons atgttggtgtgttttaatcttctccttcttctccacaTCACTGAag GCTGCATGCTGAAaggaaatagagagacagaaaagatcACTGCATACACAGGAGTCTCAGTACTGCTGCCCTGCTCCTGCACTGACCTCCACAGAAAACCTGAGACATTCACATGGAAGAAATACACAAATGGAAATAACTGGATACAGATATCTCCTGAGAGTGATCAGTACAAAGAGAGATATCAGCTGGTTAATGATCACTCTtcaggaaatctctctctgctCATATCACACCTGACTGAAGAGGATGGAGGAATTTACAGGTGTAGTGTTAAAGGGGGTGTATACACAGACATCAGACTCACTGTTAAag GTTGCACACTGAATCAACTGAGAGTGGATGTGACTGGAAATGTGGGACAGTCTGTCCTTCtgccctgctcctgctctgaaCTACAAGCCAAACCACACACTTTCAGATggatcttttttaaagaatcagATCACATGACAATCTTCCCAAAAGACCAGACAAATCGCTACACAGACAGAGTTCAGCTCTTTAATGATCATCCTccaggaaatctctctctacTCATATCACCCCTGATTGTAGAGGATAGAGGATGGTACAGGTGTGAGATCAACAACAATATCAATACAAGCATCCTACTCACAGTGAAAG ATCCTCTTCCATACATCCCTGTTGCCGTGGTGACTGTTATCTTTCTGCACATTATCGTGGCTGTGGTTTATTGCATCACCAGAAGGAAAG GTCCTGGTACAGTTCATTACAGCagaggtgatggagatggaagAGTGAGTCTGCAGTAG
- the LOC131353861 gene encoding uncharacterized protein LOC131353861: protein MLMFVHSPGCTLNQQTVDVTGNVGQSVLLPCSCSELQAKPHTFRWIFYKGSDHTKIFPKDQTNRYTDRVQLFNDHPPGNLSLLISPLTVEDGGWYRCEINNRISKDIRLTVKGAPTRPSSSTPVITTTSPPSSPDTTINICTAVGVLLLLILGGVIYWKHRGQRRGQTENDDGQTGQQKKQNDSDVLYTAINPQTIHNKAEEKDDVTYSTVVHSNTVRAAHTPMASGDTTVYANIKTN from the exons ATGTTGATGTTTGTTCATTCTCCAGGTTGCACACTGAATCAACAGACAGTGGATGTGACTGGAAACGTGGGACAGTCTGTCCTTCtgccctgctcctgctctgaaCTACAAGCCAAACCACACACTTTCAGATGGATCTTTTATAAAGGATCAGATCACACAAAGATCTTCCCAAAGGACCAGACAAATCGCTACACAGACAGAGTTCAGCTCTTTAATGATCATCCTccaggaaatctctctctacTCATATCACCCCTGACTGTAGAGGATGGAGGATGGTACAGGTGTGAGATCAACAACAGAATCAGTAAAGACATTCGACTCACAGTGAAAG GTGCACCAACAAGACCTTCATCATCCACACCAGTGATCACAACAACTTCACCTCCTTCCAGTCCAG acaccaccatcaacatctGTACTGCTGTTGGggttctgctgctgctgatacTCGGAGGAGTCATCTACTGGaaacacagag GACAGAGACGAGGACAGACAGAGAATGATGATGGACAAACAGGACAGCAGAAGAAGCAG AATGATTCTGATGTTCTGTACACCGCCATAAATCcacaaactatacacaacaAAGCAGAAGAAAAG GATGATGTGACGTACTCGACTGTAGtccacagtaacactgtgagaGCAGCACACACTCCAATGGCATCAGGAGATACTACAGTATACGCCAACATCAAAActaactaa